One part of the Candidatus Neomarinimicrobiota bacterium genome encodes these proteins:
- a CDS encoding CpXC domain-containing protein — MTKTTMLLACPECGAESPYDVWQSINTAENPQAREDVLNGKINVFECPKCGTRSMVPSSLLYHDPDRKIIAQYYPPESMKETHFFDQFDAEGRITLPIPEKQRENMPAYLNNIHVTFTMPELILYIRFREQLFIEQRQKKVDASKR; from the coding sequence ATGACTAAAACAACCATGTTGCTGGCCTGTCCGGAGTGTGGCGCTGAAAGTCCATACGACGTCTGGCAAAGCATTAATACGGCCGAAAATCCCCAAGCACGCGAAGATGTTTTAAACGGGAAAATAAACGTCTTTGAATGCCCCAAATGCGGGACCCGCTCCATGGTCCCCTCATCCCTTTTATATCACGATCCTGACCGGAAAATTATTGCCCAGTATTACCCGCCGGAGAGCATGAAAGAGACTCATTTTTTCGATCAATTCGATGCTGAAGGACGTATTACGCTTCCCATTCCAGAAAAACAACGGGAAAATATGCCCGCATATTTGAATAATATTCATGTAACTTTCACCATGCCGGAACTGATCCTTTACATTCGTTTCCGTGAACAATTATTCATTGAACAGCGTCAAAAAAAAGTGGACGCGTCAAAGCGGTAA